The sequence GCAGGCGCCTGATCCCGTCGATGGTGTGGGCGATCCGGGTGGCCCACATGGCCAGGAAGTCGAAGGCGAGCTGCCGTTGGTCGATGCCGGGCTCGGCGGGTTCGGTGTGGTGGCCGAGGCGGGTGAGCAGTTCGACGGCGTCGTCCACCGCGGCGACGGCCTGCGGGTCGGCCCCGGCGCCGATCGGGGAGCGGGTGGTGAACCCGATCCGCAGGCGCTGCGGGGTGCGGCGGGCGAGTTCGGCGTACGGGGACGAGGGCCGGGCGTGCAGGTAGGGGCCGCCCGGGTCGGGCCGGCCGGTGAGCACGTCGAGTATCGCCGCGCTGTCGCGCACACTGCGGGAGAGCACGCCGTCGGTGGCGGCTCCCTCCAGATGCTCGGCGACGGCCGGTCCGGCGGGGACGAGGCCGCGCCCGGGCTTGAGGCCGAAGAGGCCGCAGCAGGCGGCGGGGATGCGGATGGATCCGCCGCCGTCGTTGGCGCCCGCCACGGGCACGATGCCGGCCGCGACCGCGGCGGCCGATCCCCCGGAGGAGCCGCCCGGGGTCCGGGTGAGGTCCCAGGGGTTGCGGGTGGGGCCGTTCGCCTCGGGTTCGGTGATGCCCTTGGCGCCGAACTCCGGGGTGTTGGTCTTGCCGAAGACCACCAGCCCGGCATCCAGCCAGCGGCTCACCACGGCGCTGTGCCGCTCGGCCGGCCGACGGTTCAGCGCCCGGTTGCCGCTCCCGGTGGGCACCCCCGCGTAATCCTGCAACAGGTCCTTGACCAGGAACGGAACCCCGGCGAACGGTCCGGACAGCGGCTCCTTGGCACGGGCGCGGGCGAGGTCGTGCATCGGCCGGACGATGGCGTTCAGCCGCCCGTCGACGGCCTCGGCCCGGGCGATCGCGGCTTCCAGCAGCTCGCCGGGCGACACCTCCTTCGCCGCGACCAACTCGGCCAGGCCCACGGCGTCGTAGCGGCGGTATTCGGCATAGTCCACTGGGACACTCCCTCAAGAACTGGAAACCCGATGTCTGCGGACTGTACGCCGCAGCTGCCCGCCACCGGACCCCTGGCCGGGAACCCCGGCCAGGGCGGATGGACCGACAAGGAGACAGCCGTGAAGATGCTCATCAACGTCCCCGAGACCGTCGTCGCCGACGCCCTGCGGGGTATGGCCGCCGCCCACCCCGAACTGACCGTCGATGTGGAGAACCGGGTCGTCGTACGGCGGGACGCGCCGGTGGCCGGGAAGGTGGCGCTCGTCTCGGGGGGCGGGTCGGGGCACGAGCCGCTGCACGCCGGGTTCGTCGGGCCGGGGATGCTGTCGGCCGCCTGTCCCGGGGAGGTGTTCACCTCGCCGGTGCCGGACCAGATGGTGCGGGCAGCCGCGGCGGTGGACAGCGGGGCGGGGGTGCTCTTCGTCGTCAAGAACTACACCGGTGACGTGCTGAACTTCGAGATGGCCGCCGAACTGGCCGAGGACGAGGGCATCCAAATCGCCCAGATCGTGGTGGACGACGACGTGGCGGTGAGCGACAGCACGTTCACGGCCGGGCGGCGCGGTACGGGGGCGACGCTCTTCGTCGAGAAGATCGCGGGGGCCGCCGCCGACGAGGGCGCGCCGCTGGAGCGGGTGGTCTCGGTGGCCCGGCAGGTGAACGGGTCCTCGCGGAGCTTCGGGGTGGCTCTCAGCGCGGTCACCACCCCGGCGAAGGGCAGCCCGACCTTCGATCTGCCCGCCGGGGAGCTGGAGTTGGGCATCGGGATCCACGGCGAGCCGGGGCGGGAGCGGCGGCCGATGATGACCTCGGGCGAGATCGCCGACTTCGCGGTGCACGCGGTGCTGGAGGACCTCCGGCCGACCGGCCCCGTGCTGGCGCTGGTCAACGGGATGGGGGCGACGCCGCTGCTGGAGCTGTACGGGTTCAACGCGGAGGTGCAGCGGGTGCTCTCCGAACGGGGTGTGCCGGTGGCCCGTACGCTCGTGGGGAACTACGTGACCTCACTCGACATGGCAGGCTGCTCGGTGACGCTGTGCCAGGTCGACGAGGAGCTGCTGCGGCTGTGGGACGCGCCCGTGGAGACGCCCGCGCTCCGCTGGGGCCGTTGAGCCTCCGCGCCGACCGTACTCGTACGAACCGTGCCGGACAGGCCCGGGGAACAGGAGATCATGTGCTGGACGCCGACTTCTTCCGCCGCTGGATGGCGGCCACCGCGGCCGCCGTGGACCGTGAGGCGGACCGACTGACCGAACTGGACTCGGCGATCGGGGACGCCGACCACGGCAGCAACCTCCAGCGCGGTTTCGCGGCGGTGGCGGCCGTGGTGGAGAAGGACGCGCCCGCGACCCCGGGCGCGGTGCTGACCCTGGCGGGGCGGCAGCTGATCTCCACCGTCGGCGGGGCGTCCGGGCCGTTGTACGGGACGCTGCTGCGCCGTACGGGCAAGGCGCTCGGCGAGGACGCCGAGGTGACGCGGGACCAGCTCGCCCAGGCGTTCGCCGGGGGTGTCGCGGCGGTGGGGCAGCTCGGCGGGGCGCAGGCCGGGGACAAGACGATGCTGGACGCGCTGCTCCCGGCGGCGGAGGCTCTGGCCTCGTCGTTCCAGGGGGCGGCGGACGCGGCCCGGGCGGGCGCCGAGGCGACGGTGCCGTTGCAGGCGCGCAAGGGGCGGGCCAGCTATCTCGGCGAGCGCAGCATCGGCCACCAGGACCCGGGGGCGACCTCGGCGGCCCTGCTGGTCGAGGCGCTGGCCCGCACCGCAAAGGACGGGGGTGCGGAGGCATGAGCGAGGAGCCGCAGGTGGGCATCGTGCTGGTCTCGCACAGCGGTCCGGTCGCGGAATCGGTCGC is a genomic window of Streptomyces sp. SID8374 containing:
- a CDS encoding amidase family protein, with product MDYAEYRRYDAVGLAELVAAKEVSPGELLEAAIARAEAVDGRLNAIVRPMHDLARARAKEPLSGPFAGVPFLVKDLLQDYAGVPTGSGNRALNRRPAERHSAVVSRWLDAGLVVFGKTNTPEFGAKGITEPEANGPTRNPWDLTRTPGGSSGGSAAAVAAGIVPVAGANDGGGSIRIPAACCGLFGLKPGRGLVPAGPAVAEHLEGAATDGVLSRSVRDSAAILDVLTGRPDPGGPYLHARPSSPYAELARRTPQRLRIGFTTRSPIGAGADPQAVAAVDDAVELLTRLGHHTEPAEPGIDQRQLAFDFLAMWATRIAHTIDGIRRLHGARAGDFELDTHMLAAAGRALKAPDYYAARERWNTYSRQLAAFHSRYDLLLTPTLARPPVRIGELDTPGPVRAVGGVLRRLGLLGALAGTKAWDQAVLANLAPVPFTQLANITGRPAMSVPTYRTPEGLPLGVQFVGPLGGEATLLALATQIEAERPWAHLEPEL
- the dhaK gene encoding dihydroxyacetone kinase subunit DhaK, which encodes MKMLINVPETVVADALRGMAAAHPELTVDVENRVVVRRDAPVAGKVALVSGGGSGHEPLHAGFVGPGMLSAACPGEVFTSPVPDQMVRAAAAVDSGAGVLFVVKNYTGDVLNFEMAAELAEDEGIQIAQIVVDDDVAVSDSTFTAGRRGTGATLFVEKIAGAAADEGAPLERVVSVARQVNGSSRSFGVALSAVTTPAKGSPTFDLPAGELELGIGIHGEPGRERRPMMTSGEIADFAVHAVLEDLRPTGPVLALVNGMGATPLLELYGFNAEVQRVLSERGVPVARTLVGNYVTSLDMAGCSVTLCQVDEELLRLWDAPVETPALRWGR
- the dhaL gene encoding dihydroxyacetone kinase subunit DhaL; this translates as MLDADFFRRWMAATAAAVDREADRLTELDSAIGDADHGSNLQRGFAAVAAVVEKDAPATPGAVLTLAGRQLISTVGGASGPLYGTLLRRTGKALGEDAEVTRDQLAQAFAGGVAAVGQLGGAQAGDKTMLDALLPAAEALASSFQGAADAARAGAEATVPLQARKGRASYLGERSIGHQDPGATSAALLVEALARTAKDGGAEA